The window GTATTCCTCTCTTTGTTCTTAATGGAATTCCTCTTTGTTTTATGCTAATTAGttatctttcttattttaatatttatttggaaCCGACCATTTTAATACTCAATCGATTGCATAATAGTGATCATCTGCATGTAATTGGTAGATCTAGGTAGATAATGTTTTGCACCAAATATCATGATCAAATTATTTGGGTAATCTCTGATAGATTAGTTAATCTTTAATAAATCATccgtaaaaatgattttatacttTGACTTAAATTGATAGTTCATGGTTATTGGGGTATTGATTTAAGGCAAATATCATATTCTAACATTGATCATGGGCTTTAATTGATTTTGGAAATCAACTAGGGAAGAAATTTTATTAGAACTAGAATTGGGGGAAAATTGATACTAGTGAGTCATAATCCCTTGTCACTCCTATCATAACTCAAAACCTCTCTctttatattcatttaattgttttttttatagaaaccaaaatcataaaaatatttaaatcctcTTTTTAATCatctctatttaatttaatatacttAAATAATTGAGAAAATAACGACTAATTATTTGAGTTTGATATCCAATCTTTCGAGTCCACTAATATTATTGCATAAGATATATTTATCGTTATGTGAACCTAACATATTTTACGCATTATCTATCTACCTATAGTAGAAGCTATAGTCACAAGGACACTCTCCCCATAATCACCATTCCTAGACTTGGAAAACGGATTCAGGATAGGGTTATATCCACATTAGCTTTTACCGCCACAAACTCTGGAGACCAAGAACGAAAAGTGAGATAATGACGTTAATGACTTTCTCCTTGTCTATCTCCAACTAAAAAATGATCATATAAAAATTGTGGGTGACATCCATCAAGTCAAATCCACCCTTAAGTTTCCAAATCGCCTTAAGCTTTTCCCTCATAATCATGAAACCCAAAGATTTACCCAGTAATTTACTCACTAGACATTTCTTCCAAGGGTGGCACAAGTTCTCATGAATCAACGGTTCAATGGTGAATTTTGGTAACAACCTATTCTCATTTTCAAACTCCAACTTCATCGCGTTCTCTTGTAACAAGTTTCTGTCACCGCACTGTACCGAAGGTCATCCTATGACTTTTTTCCTAAAGGAGACATTGGTATCTCCTCCATCAACCCATATGGAGGTTTTGGGGGGAACGGTGGGTTCAAAGAGATTTTCCATCACATTTTGAGGTTCCATCAcagtctcattttttttttttattagctacTATTGAAATTAGCAGtagtaagataaaaaattaactaaggtctaattttttcattttatataatatttaaagaaaaaacaattactTTATATCTTTTCCCAACTTTTTAAAtcccttttttaattttaacttattaattaattttttaaacatgtttgtatttttttatcttattgtgAAATTTTCATTTAGTAATTTTATAAACGAAAAATAACTATTCTAAAGTTTCATTGTTTGTAATATATTcatcaaatataatattcatttgctggacatttttaaaaaatactagagGGTGGTTAGGTAAAAAAATGAAGGGATATCACATGTAAGATGAGTAAATCATAGGGGTCAATATAATTACCTCTTTAAATTATTCTAtcatagttataacttttttatcttaggaaaataaaaaataaatttttttattatttgcatTGTATCTCATTTAGTATTTCATACaatacttaaatatttaaaggaattaaacttaaatattttttatttgttttaaaaaaattaaataagggtaaattttaaaatgatattaaataaaattaattaaagcgTGATTAGATATAttggttttgaattttatttaaaaatactttataaagatgaaagtaaaaaaaataaataaataaacgtgaataaaatatattaaaatgagaATATTCCCATCGTACTCATCAATTCATACCAAACGAGATTCGGTAACTAAAATGCCAAAAAAGGGAACAGCACAAACTTTGCTATATCCGAGTTGTCGTGATCTGCATGTATATCAATTCATTGACGTTTCgtatacatttatattttagaaaaaaatgttattgatattgtaatcttttttttcttcttaattactCTTTcatcctttaatttatttttaagtttaatttcattctattattattaaaaaagttcaattaggttgtttaattttataagtgATTTAATTAggtccttttatttttaaaagctttggttatgtcatttattttttaaattagattcaatttggtcattttttttcatctgcggcaaaaaaaacttaaaaatcaaatcaaatttaattttaaatagaactaaattaaactcatttaaaaaaaataagagacctATTGAAACTTTTTAGAATAAAAGGACCTAATTTTTTTATCGACATATATTAattgctaattttttttgtcaatattagggattcaacattttttctccttctcttattttgatatcttttaataaaaggatctaattgaaatatttttaaaaattagagaacctaattaaacattttaataataagaggatcaaattaaacttcaaaaacaaattaaaagactaaaatagtaattaaacatcttttgtataaaaaaataaattaacactagcgctttttcctttttcttttctgcaaaattggaaaatttaaattactcTTAAAATATTACATCGCACGACACATGAACAAAATAATCTTGGCCAGATTAAATTTCGAGTAAATtgttatttaaaagttaaagttCTTCCAAGAGATGTGTTATATCTATATATGCATCTATTGGCTGCTGAAAGAATTAGTATTACAAGTCAACAATGGTCCAATCATCAAATTTTGCATTAGACCTATTGACTATTGTCCTTGCTGGAATTATCTTTCTATACAAATACATTCATGAAGATTTATACATTGAGATTTAGATTCACTAAAGAGTGAGGACCACcaatttaattaagaatttatagtggattttatatattttcaacagaaaaaaattgagaattgaaACTAAAATCACAATTAACACTCGACCACACATGCTTCAACCTTTTTTTCAGATATTTTTACCTTAGCACATTACGTTTAATTTTCCCCAACAAAGAAGTTCTAAGCCATACATTTTTCATATGATTGAATTGAAATCCCAACGAAGTTAGAGGTGCCTAAGCACGCAACGTGTAAGATTAATTTAAAGTGGCAAGTGGGTCCAACCCGAATTCTAGTAGTTGCATTTATTGGCTCACAAACTTGGCATATCTCTTGTTGCaaaccatgaatggctgaagaGAGATAAGGCACAATGACTAGAGAATTAGTTGTCATTGTGTATCATTGTCAATGTCAATTAACAACCACCATGAAGCCTTATACCATTAATGGAAGTACTACGTAACAACTTCTCCACGATTTCCTATGCAATTCTTTAGCTTATAGATATAAGTCTTAATTATACTAATTTGGCATTGTAGTAGCACCTTATTAGATTCAGGTGGGTAGGTCCAATAACCTTTCATTTGTGCCTTTCAGTTTCAGCTGGCTTCTATCTATTATCATTTCTTGAACTTTGGTAATTTTAACAAGTACCCTTATCCCTCTATTTTGGGGAAGGAAGTTATTTTTCATGTTGTCTAgtgtttgtttctttcttcaTCATTTCAGTACGTTGgttttcatcattttcaaaaCGATACAACCAAGGCCTTACGGGAATCTCCTTCTGTTGCTTTAGGAATTTTTAAGTTTCTGTATGCTAGAAAAGGCTATTTATATTTGGTTGCACAAGCTAATTttagtgtaaaatttgaaataatactATACAGTTCTAGAATTAGTACAATTTTACATTTATGATATAAGTGTAAATATTTTGGGGCTGCTTAACAAGCGTTAATAGTCTGAAAAACAGTGTTACTATTGTGATTCTCCTCATAGATTTTCAGTACTGTAACTATTGATTTTACTCTGaacactctttttttctttttgtacgAACTTGGTCCcaagaagtttgaaatgattgGTTTCTCTCCACTGTCTTTCTATGCACGCAGACCCAATAGCATGGTTTTCATTCTTGTTATCTGACAGTTTCTTGCTTAAATGCGTGTTTGCTTCAATATGGGATCCACATTTATGAGAAATTCATGTAAAAAACAATCCAAAAGCAACTAAGCAGAAGTCAAGAGTACTACCatagaaaatagaagatttctgttttcatgaataattacaaaaatataccTTTGTTTACACTTTATTTCCTGTTTTCAAAGACTTGTAGGAAACAAAGTGAATGCAAGGTGACACTTTTGTAATtacagaaaacattttttaaaccaAACAAAACCTGGTATAACCTCAAGGTCTGTTTTTGATTGTGGTTCATTGACTTCATTCCAGTAATGTTATGAAGATCATGGTTTATGTTTGTCTCACATACTGTAATTTTCAAGATCACAACAATGCTTTCTTCCTTTAGATATGGCTCATCCTTTTGTTTTCCTTAGGTTTTCATGGCTGCATTTCCTATGTTCTACAAAAcgccttacaaggaccaaaatcTGCCAACCCAAAATATAATGCGGCAGAATGAGAAGAGGTTCATGCTTGAGTGTGATAATCTGCATAGGTCCATCTCTTCAATTCCTGGTCAAATTTGCAGGAGTTGCCAACCATGGAACAAAGTCAACAATATCCtcacaaaatcaaacataaaagagaaaaatgttacTAGGAGCATACTTCATGACAGATGTTCTTTGCATAAGAATGTGACAAAACTTTGTGGTTCAGACAGTCACCTAAGCCTCATTCAGGGATGTTATTCAAAGACAGAAAACCTTTCCAGAGTTTGGTGTTCAGCAAGTTCTAGCTCTACTGAGAAGCAACTAAGGTCATTAGATTCTTATTTTGGAAAACTCCAAGATAATGCAAAATTGAGTACATTTGATTCATCACACAAGGTGATACAGGTGCATCACATAGATGATCATGCTAGATCAAAAACTGGACTGGAATCTCTTGATGAGTATCTTGGCAAACTAAATCGTGGTAAAGTGTAGTTACTTTGATTATTATTATGCCTTTTCATTCAGAGTGTAATTTCTATTCACTGTAGTATATAACATTTTACACGGGTAACTAATCAGAAATTAtcattggtatttttttaagaaaaatactatCATAAAAGTCAACCAACTTACGATGCATGACAGTTTTTTGATtggatgataatgtaaaaatctTTTACACTGTCAGGGCATAGACTATTTACACTCTCTTATTATCCTTCTCTTCTAGTTGACTAGTTCTTCTCAAATCTCAACCACTTAAACATTGTGTTTAACTGGGAAAAGAGCAAGTTTGTTTCAAAGGTGAATGTGTTAGTATTTTTATATGCAGGAGCAAACCAAGAACCTCATGTGCCATCGTATGTCGAGAATCGTAGTGAAGAAAATTTAGCACCAAAACGATCTCTTACCAAAGACATTGAAAGATCAAACTTTAGGAAACGAAATGCTTATGTGGATATAGGAAGACTAAAAGGTGTGCATGGTCCAAGGTCTGCTATAGATTCACAGCAGCATGTTGAAACCTCCAGTCTCTACCTAATGTAAGTCCTGCTCTGTCATAGTTCTTATTTTGTCCTTTCAATGACTATTCTTGATGCTATCATACTCTCTTTACTCATTATTTGTTTAACATTtgtcatattataaattttttttttggtgcagTGGCATATTGGCTTCTGTAAACATTGCAGTGTTTCTATTTGAAATAGCAAGTCCTATAAGGAACTCTGATTTAGAGCTGTTTTCTATTCCACTACTATATGGAGCAAAGATAAATCATTTGATCATGGTTGGAGAATGGTGGAGGCTTGTAACACCAATGTTTCTGGTACAAGATTGAGAATTGGGTCTGTGTTTCCATTCTGCAGATATAGAGCATTGTTTACATGACACTCATCATCGTTTGTCAAAATTACATGCTTTAATTTCtggtgtttgatttaatttccgGGTTAAATGTTTTTAGTCCCTGCAAATATGGTGAATTTTGGTGATATGCATCTAGGCAAGTCACATTAGCGACTACTCTGAGATGACATGTGGGAAGACAAGTCTAGATGCATGTCATGTCATCAGTAAATGGTGATAAGAACCATTTTTAGAACTTAATTTATGAGGacctaaattaacaaaaaaatttgaaagacaCACAAAAATTTGTCATATTGGccgagactaaaaatatattaaactctAAATTTTCGCTTTGTTATTACACTACATTTATTTTTGGAATTgactctattttaaaattttaacttccaAACTAACAGCATTAAAATACAACCATTACAGTCTAGAATATACTTGCATGGAAAGAATGGAACTCATTGCTTAAAACTATCATGATTAGTATCGGTTGATATTGTGCATCACACATGCAATCTTGATATCTAGAAACACTTTGCAAAACCAAAGTGAAAAAGTGTCCTCTGTCTGTTGTGTAAGAGACATATGTTTCAGATGCTAAATTAATCTCCTGTGACTATGCTTCTTATGCCTGCTtcatagtaattttttatatgcagCATGCAGGAATATTTCACATGGCTGTCAGTTGTTGGGCccttttaacatttgggcctcaAGTTTGCAAAGGCTATGgttcatttacatttttcttGATCTACATACTGGGTGGAGTTGCTTGCAACTTCATAAGTTTTCTACATACACCAGATCCCACTGTTGGTGGAACTGTAAGTATCATGTTAAAATTCTAAACCATTGTCCTTTtagttcaacattttttttagtcaCTATGctataatatttcatttttcaattataatGAATTCtagagaattatattttaatgtgaGTTCTAAAACCAAGGAAGATTTTGCCGTTCACCCATCATGTTTAATGTTTGTGAACAACGATACTACATCAATTTGATTAATCCCAAATTCCAATTATAATGGCTTTGAATTTGCACAAGTTCTAAGGGTATGAAAGAAATCAAGTGAGAatcatttttgttaaattaagtACATATACTATGCCAAATTTCATGCAAAACTTTCTGCAAATGATTAGTGAAGGTGGATTAACTTTTGCAACACCTTTCTTTCTGTTTGATCCCTTTTGTTTTGTCTTCAACTCTCTTGCCAACTTCAACTTGTAATCAGGGACCTGTATTTGCAATAATTGGTGCTTGGCTCAtgtatcaaattcaaaacaaagacGTTATTGCAAGTGATGCTTCAGAGAACCTGTTCCACAAGGCAGTTATTATGACAGctcttattttcatattaagCCACTTTGGTCCAATTGACGAATGGTATGGCATACATTATTCAGAAAAATTAGTTTTACTCATGAAACTCaaacaaatatgaaagaaactcaaaattaaaatgacatgcATGCAAATGATTTGATCTCATCCTATGAGATCAAGTCCACTTTTCATATCAAGGTTATGTGAAATAGTTAAGCTTGGCATGTCAAAAATATGCATGAGGGCCAAACTAGGAGAAATTATTGTATGGTCTGGTATCACTATGGTCCTGGCCAATTTTCTCGTGATATATAACCAAgttttattaacattttcttGTAATTGGAAAAACTCGGTTACACATCATGTGGAGATTGATTAGGATTCAGGACTAAAGATATGAGGTGGAGTCACATCATACAATAATTTCTCCGAAAATAGAGAAATGGAAGAAACATATTGaggaaaaaataagttatatttataaaaaaatattctttaaattgTAAAATGGAAACCTTTATTTGGTGGCTGACTGATTTGTAGGTCACACTTTGGAGCAGCCTTCTCAGGCATGGCATATGGCTTTTTAACTAGTCCAATACTTCAGTTGAATGATTCATCATCAGGAACTGGTCAAGAAGGACTTAAACTTGTTAGAAAATATGGTGATTCTTGCAAATCAGTATTCATATTCACCATATTCATCATTGTTTTAAGCTCATTCCTTTTCTTCATGGAGCCCCCACCAAATGCACTGGCATCGGTCAATGCAGCAGCTGTTGATGCCTTGGAgtatatattgatatttggCTGATGCAACATGTCATAAGGTTTCTGAAGCAGATTTACCTTGGAAGGAAGGCAGTGACAACTGCCCTACAAAGACATGTACATTtaaaaaaggaagtaaaaagtGAGAAGTGCATTAGAGGCACTAATCACTGAGATTAGGCTCTACTGTTTCttctagtataaaaatattatagggTTACAAAAGTATAATTGTGTAAGCGCGCTCAGTCCCCGGCCCAATAAACTAAGTTACCCAACACTAATATTTTCAAGATTAGAGTACAATTCTCATACTTGATAGATGCTTAAAATAGAAAGTTATTTTCCTccactttaaaaaattacacactCCACAATTGAGAGATTAATATGTGCTATAGTCCATTTTATTGTAAATGAGCTGTATAGACATAATTTTTCTCTGTCTCGGATGCTGTCAGCACATGCCTCAGAGTTTTCACTGATTGTTCcaaacaaatctaaaaaaattagttgtggGGACAATACATATGTATAAATTTGTAaggttaataatataatatactgtCATTAAAAGTACAAACATTCCAAAGTCTCCAATTCATCTTCTCACAGATCtagaaattttaagttgcagGAACAATACATATGTATAAATTTGTAAggctaataataaaatatactgtGATTAAAAGTACAAACATATATCACTGTTACTGTCTACAagttttcatattttgaaaacattgaataaagtttttcatttttaatactatcaaaattttatcttttgtacTATATGGTTTTCGATCAGATTGTTAATGATATTCATAGTGGAAAAAAGCTCTTTCTTAAAgatattgaaaaacaaaagtgaaGAATGGGCATGCAGTTTTGCAATTATGTTTTCTTAATGTTTTctacttattattttattatatggtctaattattatattctttatttatttgctaaaatacacttttagttctttacattttgtatcatatttaatttggtCCCTAATACATAAGCTTCCTTTTTAATGAAATTCATTTGGCAATACGGGACGAGTTAGCTAACCAACCCATCATAATTTGATAGGACAGGGTGGAGACTTCAGTCCACCAACCTTCTTTGTCCCACCTAGCGTGGTTCACTAACCCGATGAGTCACAGGCATGGCGGGTTATAAATtcaataacttaaaataaattataaactcaATAACTTAATATTATTCCTTGCTGAATCTCTAATTAAGACCTTTCCTTTTactcaattaattttaagataaattttacatttctaCATCCTTCAAATAaaccatttatttaaagttatctccgatacatgatttttttttttgaattgatcTCAAATGTATACATAATTCGTTTTaccctttttaatttaaacatctcataaaaaaaatttaatggtgATTCTCTCAAACTCAGGGATATCTTACATTAGAGATAATGTTGTATAAATCTGAATCTCAACTTTAagataaatgtaaaatttatcttaaaattaatggAGTAAAAGAGAAGTTCTTAATTCGAGATTCTGCAAGAATTTTATGTtaagttattttctttctttattctcTAAACCATTTCCATATGTTTTTAAAGTACACGATCcttcattttttaatcaaaaagaaggagagagaagagagtGAACGAAACGTTGAAAAAGTGAAACCCTTCGAAAACTGCGAAATTCAAATTTGGCCACGCAAATCCAAATTCATTTCGCACTTTCCCTGTTCCCGCCACATCACCGTCGAAGGAGGGAAAAACAAAAGTTCCCAAAAAACGAGCGTTTAGAATTTTCACTACATCACCCTTATTAATCTACGCTGCTGAAATGTCTCATTGTAAGAAAGAAATTCAGACTTAGTTcgaaactcacttgcaaaaagAGTCTTTGTTGGTGGGTCTCTGTGTTGTTCTTAGTTCTTACAACTGTAATGGCTATTACAGCAATCTCCAACTCGAGTCAGAATATGAACGAGGTTGCTGCCGGAGGCGTGAAACCGAAGCGCTCCAATTCTCGCGGAGTTCGAATAGTGGGAAGCAGAATCTACGATTCTGCAAATGGGAAAACTTGTCACCAGgtgcttttcttttttgagaTTTTGAGAATACccgtttctttttttcttgtgtttttgCGTTGTGGGGTGTGCTGGTTTGTGGAGAGTGCTAAATCTGAATGTGGGTATGTGAGGGACCGTGGGAATTATGTGAAAAGTGGGAACTTTGGTTGATGTGTGGGGTTATATAGTAATGGTTTATGAAGTTGTTTCAGCTGAATGAGTAGTCTTAAGTTTGAGGTTTGAGTATACGTAGTTTGGTTAGATTTTTGGAAGGAGAACTTTGTTACTCATAGTGAAGTAGGATTGTTTTTCGTAGAGGGTATATTTAGTTTTgtaccaaaagaaaataatgacgatgtttgtgatgttgtaGATTTGCTTTTACTTTGTGTTTTGTGCTGTTTTGTGTTGTGGCGTGTGGTGGTTTGAAGAGAGGGCTCAAAGTTGTGAAACTCCATTGAATATCAGATAAAAATAGAGttgaagagagagaaggaaaaaatcaGGGGAAACCTTGCTCTATTGAAGTCTATCGAAGACGATTCATTCTAGAATGAATCATTACACTATGCGTTTGGTATTTATACCAAGTCTAATTGGTAACTCCTTAGCTGAATATCAACGAATTTGTTGAGCTGGAGAACTAACTTGCTGTCATGGATAACTGATTCTGTTGAACCAGTTGTTACACACTG of the Glycine max cultivar Williams 82 chromosome 13, Glycine_max_v4.0, whole genome shotgun sequence genome contains:
- the LOC100808799 gene encoding RHOMBOID-like protein 9, chloroplastic, whose protein sequence is MAAFPMFYKTPYKDQNLPTQNIMRQNEKRFMLECDNLHRSISSIPGQICRSCQPWNKVNNILTKSNIKEKNVTRSILHDRCSLHKNVTKLCGSDSHLSLIQGCYSKTENLSRVWCSASSSSTEKQLRSLDSYFGKLQDNAKLSTFDSSHKVIQVHHIDDHARSKTGLESLDEYLGKLNRGANQEPHVPSYVENRSEENLAPKRSLTKDIERSNFRKRNAYVDIGRLKGVHGPRSAIDSQQHVETSSLYLIGILASVNIAVFLFEIASPIRNSDLELFSIPLLYGAKINHLIMVGEWWRLVTPMFLHAGIFHMAVSCWALLTFGPQVCKGYGSFTFFLIYILGGVACNFISFLHTPDPTVGGTGPVFAIIGAWLMYQIQNKDVIASDASENLFHKAVIMTALIFILSHFGPIDEWSHFGAAFSGMAYGFLTSPILQLNDSSSGTGQEGLKLVRKYGDSCKSVFIFTIFIIVLSSFLFFMEPPPNALASVNAAAVDALEYILIFG